One region of Eremothecium gossypii ATCC 10895 chromosome II, complete sequence genomic DNA includes:
- a CDS encoding ABR246Wp (Non-syntenic homolog of Saccharomyces cerevisiae YIR035C and YIR036C (IRC24) (IRC24) (IRC24) (IRC24) (IRC24); Tandem gene quadruplication in this organism; Tandem gene duplication in Saccharomyces cerevisiae) has protein sequence MVRVIIVTGASRGIGEATVEKLCTAPDVVVVGVARAEKTLKVLKERYGSKFDYVAGDVTDESVVQAVLDKVSSDYGRLDAIIANAGVSRFERIAEADIQQWKRTFEINLFSAVSLVSKALPMLRKSQGTVIVVTSGLSKVGYRASASYASSKIALNHFIRILAAEEPALRAVAVAPGVVRTDMTVEALDASEDAPGARDNFFKAVLKQGRVVLPDAPGAVLAALAVKGIPQELNGRFVQFDSEKLAAYAKL, from the coding sequence ATGGTGAGGGTTATCATTGTGACAGGCGCGTCGCGCGGCATCGGTGAGGCAACCGTTGAAAAGTTGTGCACAGCCCCCGACGTTGTGGTGGTGGGAGTTGCGCGGGCGGAAAAGACCTTGAAGGTGCTGAAAGAGAGATATGGCAGTAAATTCGACTACGTTGCTGGAGACGTCACCGATGAGAGCGTGGTGCAGGCGGTGCTCGACAAGGTGTCCTCGGATTATGGGCGGCTAGACGCCATCATAGCGAACGCAGGCGTCTCGCGCTTCGAACGCATCGCCGAGGCAGACATCCAGCAGTGGAAGCGCACGTTTGAGATCAATTTGTTTAGCGCGGTAAGCCTGGTGAGCAAGGCGCTTCCGATGCTAAGGAAGTCGCAGGGTACGGTGATTGTGGTAACCTCAGGACTCAGCAAGGTAGGCTACCGGGCGTCTGCGTCGTACGCATCGTCCAAGATCGCATTGAATCACTTCATACGGATTCTGGCGGCCGAGGAACCTGCCCTGCGGGCAGTTGCGGTGGCACCCGGCGTGGTCCGGACCGACATGACAGTGGAAGCGCTCGATGCTTCTGAGGAcgcgcccggcgcgcgcgacaATTTCTTTAAAGCGGTGCTTAAGCAGGGTCGGGTCGTTCTGCCAGATGCGCCCGGTGCCGTACTGGCTGCCCTGGCAGTGAAAGGCATTCCTCAAGAGCTGAATGGCAGGTTCGTGCAATTTGATAGCGAGAAATTGGCGGCGTACGCCAAGTTGTGA
- a CDS encoding ABR249Wp (Non-syntenic homolog of Saccharomyces cerevisiae YIR035C and YIR036C (IRC24) (IRC24) (IRC24) (IRC24) (IRC24); Tandem gene quadruplication in this organism; Tandem gene duplication in Saccharomyces cerevisiae): MKVIIVTGASRGIGAATVDRLCSTPDVVVVGVARAETKLQELKARHGKKFDYVVGDVTDERVVQAVIDKVSSEYGRLDAVVANAGVSYQQRIAEADIKEWRRLFEINLFSVVNLASKALPLLRKSQGAFIAVTSGLSQMGHPALAAYASSKIALNHFALILAMEETEIRSLALDPGLVQTDMTAAALVAADKAAGTQDNSVRELTKQIRMVSPEEPGTVLAALAAKGIPEELNGKYVTFDSEKLAAYTKL, translated from the coding sequence ATGAAGGTTATAATTGTGACAGGTGCATCGCGTGGCATTGGCGCGGCAACCGTTGACAGATTGTGCTCAACCCCCGACGTGGTTGTAGTAGGGGTTGCACGGGCGGAAACCAAATTGCAGGAGCTGAAGGCGAGACATGGCAAGAAATTCGACTATGTTGTCGGAGACGTCACTGACGAGCGTGTGGTGCAGGCCGTGATCGATAAGGTGTCCTCGGAGTATGGGCGGCTAGACGCTGTCGTAGCGAACGCGGGTGTCTCGTACCAACAACGCATCGCGGAGGCGGACATCAAGGAATGGAGACGCCTATTCGAGATTAATCTGTTTAGCGTCGTGAATCTGGCCAGCAAGGCGCTTCCACTGCTACGTAAGTCGCAGGGCGCTTTCATTGCCGTAACCTCGGGGCTCAGTCAGATGGGCCATCCTGCGCTGGCAGCTTACGCGTCGTCCAAAATCGCTTTGAATCACTTTGCTCTGATCCTTGCGATGGAGGAAACTGAAATTCGGTCACTCGCATTGGACCCCGGCTTGGTCCAGACCGACATgacagctgctgcgctcGTTGCTGCGGACAAGGCGGCTGGAACGCAGGACAACTCCGTAAGGGAACTGACCAAGCAGATCCGCATGGTTTCGCCAGAAGAGCCCGGTACCGTCCTGGCCGCCTTGGCAGCGAAGGGCATTCCCGAAGAATTGAACGGCAAGTATGTGACATTCGACAGTGAGAAACTGGCAGCTTACACTAAGTTGTGA
- a CDS encoding ABR248Wp (Non-syntenic homolog of Saccharomyces cerevisiae YIR035C and YIR036C (IRC24) (IRC24) (IRC24) (IRC24) (IRC24); Tandem gene quadruplication in this organism; Tandem gene duplication in Saccharomyces cerevisiae) yields MGLLKINYQARMKVIIVTGASRGIGAATVDRLCSTPEVVVVGVARAETKLQELKARHGKKFDYVVGDVTDERVVQAVIDKVSSGYGRLDAVVANAGVAGHERIEDADIKEWRRLFEINLFSVVNLASKALPLLRKSQGAFLVVSSMLSQMGVPAVATYASSKIALNHFAMILAMEEPEIRTIALDPGVAQTDMLTDGLNAADQAAGTQDNAAREMMRHVRVASPDEPGTVLAALAAKGIPEELNGKFVVYDSEELAAYTKL; encoded by the coding sequence ATGGGCCTATTAAAGATAAATTACCAAGCAAGGATGAAGGTTATAATTGTGACAGGCGCATCGCGTGGCATTGGTGCGGCAACCGTTGACAGATTGTGCTCAACCCCCGAAGTGGTTGTAGTAGGGGTTGCACGGGCGGAAACCAAATTGCAGGAGCTGAAGGCGAGGCATGGCAAGAAATTCGACTATGTTGTCGGAGACGTCACTGACGAGCGCGTGGTGCAGGCCGTGATCGACAAGGTGTCCTCGGGGTATGGGCGGCTAGACGCTGTCGTAGCGAACGCGGGTGTCGCGGGCCATGAACGTATCGAGGATGCGGACATCAAGGAATGGAGACGCCTATTCGAGATTAATCTGTTTAGCGTCGTGAATCTGGCCAGCAAGGCGCTTCCACTGCTACGTAAGTCACAGGGCGCTTTCCTCGTAGTGAGCTCGATGCTCAGCCAGATGGGCGTTCCTGCAGTTGCCACGTACGCGTCGTCCAAGATCGCCTTGAATCACTTTGCTATGATTCTTGCAATGGAGGAGCCGGAAATTCGGACAATTGCATTGGATCCCGGCGTGGCCCAGACAGATATGCTGACTGATGGACTCAATGCTGCTGATCAGGCTGCCGGTACGCAGGACAACGCCGCACGGGAGATGATGAGGCATGTCCGCGTGGCTTCGCCAGACGAGCCTGGTACCGTCCTGGCCGCCTTGGCGGCGAAGGGCATTCCCGAAGAATTGAACGGCAAGTTCGTAGTATATGACAGTGAGGAACTGGCAGCTTACACTAAGTTGTGA
- a CDS encoding ABR250Wp (NOHBY220; No homolog in Saccharomyces cerevisiae), translating to MVLNTMAVVRLLLFAQFCLVLALAAATHTPARDSLTSLITGPQITRRPSVGKKPKFVGHHAHLDKVPARRVIDNNPGFHSALDVAASVDARKEEFHDAPEFISAALSKIPQIDSELRNELSTRAVNLYGHYSSCMPVINVFCQSTNQVSSHKAWHTSSTADTKGGLITSNHANFNFMYSFLPTVAVCCAFLL from the coding sequence ATGGTTCTCAATACCATGGCAGTGGTAAGGCTTCTGCTGTTCGCACAGTTTTGTTTGGTCTTGGCATTAGCGGCTGCGACTCACACACCGGCACGAGACTCGTTAACTAGTTTGATTACTGGCCCACAGATAACTCGACGTCCATCTGTCGGTAAAAAGCCTAAATTTGTAGGCCATCATGCTCATTTGGATAAGGTGCCAGCGCGGCGTGTAATTGATAACAATCCAGGCTTTCATTCCGCATTAGATGTTGCGGCGTCTGTTGACGCCCGTAAAGAAGAGTTTCACGATGCACCAGAGTTCATTAGTGCTGCTCTCAGTAAAATACCCCAGATTGATTCCGAATTGAGGAATGAACTGTCGACTAGAGCAGTAAATCTGTATGGTCATTATAGTAGCTGTATGCCCGTCATCAATGTTTTCTGTCAAAGCACAAACCAAGTATCAAGTCATAAAGCTTGGCATACTTCAAGTACGGCAGATACCAAAGGCGGACTTATCACCTCTAATCACGCAAACTTTAACTTCATGTATTCATTCCTGCCAACGGTGGCCGTATGTTGTGCCTTTTTGTTATGA
- a CDS encoding ABR247Wp (Non-syntenic homolog of Saccharomyces cerevisiae YIR035C and YIR036C (IRC24) (IRC24) (IRC24) (IRC24) (IRC24); Tandem gene quadruplication in this organism; Tandem gene duplication in Saccharomyces cerevisiae), translated as MRVVIVTGASRGIGEATVEKLCPTADVVVVGVARAETKLQKLKARHGKKFDYVVGDVTDERVVQAVIDKVSSEYGRLDAVVANAGVSRHERIATADIKEWRRLFEINLFSVVNLVSKALPLLRESQGTVIVVSSGLSQMGHPALAAYASSKIALNHFALILAMEEPEIRTIALDPGAVQTDMLAEGINAADEAAGSQDNAVRELLKQVRVATPEEPGAVLAALAARGIPEELNGKYVRADSEKLAAYTSL; from the coding sequence ATGAGGGTTGTTATTGTAACAGGCGCGTCGCGCGGTATCGGCGAGGCAACCGTTGAGAAATTATGCCCAACCGCCGACGTGGTTGTGGTAGGGGTTGCACGGGCGGAAACCAAATTGCAGAAGCTGAAGGCGAGGCATGGCAAGAAATTCGACTATGTTGTTGGAGACGTCACTGACGAGCGTGTGGTGCAGGCCGTGATCGATAAGGTGTCCTCGGAGTATGGGCGGCTAGACGCTGTCGTAGCAAACGCCGGTGTCTCGCGCCATGAGCGTATCGCGACTGCGGACATCAAGGAATGGAGACGCCTATTCGAGATTAATCTGTTTAGCGTCGTGAATCTGGTAAGCAAGGCGCTTCCACTGCTACGTGAGTCGCAGGGCACCGTCATTGTCGTATCCTCGGGACTCAGCCAGATGGGCCATCCTGCTCTGGCAGCTTACGCGTCTTCCAAGATTGCCTTGAATCACTTTGCTCTGATCCTTGCAATGGAGGAGCCTGAAATTCGGACCATTGCATTGGATCCCGGTGCAGTGCAGACCGATATGCTGGCTGAGGGAATCAACGCTGCTGACGAGGCTGCCGGTTCACAGGACAACGCTGTACGTGAGCTGCTCAAGCAGGTACGCGTGGCTACGCCAGAAGAGCCTGGTGCCGTCCTAGCTGCCTTAGCAGCAAGGGGCATTCCCGAAGAATTAAACGGCAAATACGTTCGAGCTGATAGCGAGAAATTGGCAGCTTATACCAGTCTATGA
- a CDS encoding alpha-mannosyltransferase (Non-syntenic homolog of Saccharomyces cerevisiae YIL014W (MNT3)) produces MCKWCGRWIVLAWEHQMSYRRSLSIWRLRTIRVPLLLALLGSVSVLLLLSLTPHMWPGWPSPAAREVPASPESQAPASPELQAPASTQPQSPAGSKTLLQDLLLDSKKPEGASTPQMQCKRYFEGTYLREPSWANSVLRMADDFLTATQYTARLLERWRIFADCFVIQDFRISDTLSNKIDMHDFHQRMFPFLAKKREWRDMWPVITDINTGMTFEGGAVWEGRQSEIDDGASFWKNWRSFSHGKGITMSVGDGHLEMLLRMLTVLDYLGNELPIEIVEKGGELSQQFRDKLTEFVRNKSKQKVRIISCARTLDETHARLIFGFSCKWVALMFNTFEEAIFLDVDAVPYILPEQFFDMEGYKSTGIMLFRDRLIDQHVSKECPDAVRQMIPTQEETSIWNHKAKFSGPAANKEAYDNTKDEGAAAVYDRFFRDHYYHVVESGVVVFNKKNKLQSIVNSFMLNLNFYYVGCFYGDKELMWVGQLLSAEDYYIHPAPPAILGSAEEFEREGNTVSYRVCGAQIGHMELDGSLLWTNGGLRTCKFTDTAEQDFSKSPEYFNPKYSSPQQLQEHYSKPLEIQLIFIPELTYSVWEKSVECQGYTWCSTVTLNPENPSEFKSIVMKGDTRLEHYNNISQRWNSASF; encoded by the coding sequence ATGTGCAAGTGGTGCGGGCGCTGGATCGTCCTCGCATGGGAGCATCAGATGTCATATCGGCGAAGCCTTTCCATATGGCGGCTACGAACGATACGAGTTCCGCTCCTGCTTGCGCTGTTGGGGTCTGTGAGCGTGCTGCTATTGCTGTCGCTGACGCCACACATGTGGCCTGGATGGCCATCTCCGGCAGCACGGGAGGTCCCGGCTTCACCAGAGTCACAGGCCCCGGCTTCACCAGAGTTACAGGCCCCGGCTTCAACACAGCCACAGTCCCCAGCAGGGTCTAAGACGCTACTGCAAGACTTACTGCTAGATAGCAAAAAACCGGAGGGGGCCTCTACGCCACAGATGCAGTGCAAGCGCTACTTTGAGGGCACATATCTCCGGGAGCCTTCCTGGGCAAATAGCGTGTTGCGCATGGCAGACGACTTTCTTACGGCTACGCAATACACAGCGAGGCTGTTGGAGCGGTGGCGCATATTTGCTGATTGTTTCGTTATTCAAGATTTCCGGATCTCAGATACGCTATCAAACAAGATAGACATGCACGACTTCCATCAGCGGATGTTCCCTTTCTTGGCGAAGAAGAGAGAATGGAGGGATATGTGGCCTGTCATCACGGATATCAACACCGGGATGACTTTTGAGGGCGGGGCTGTGTGGGAAGGGCGCCAATCAGAGATTGACGATGGTGCATCTTTTTGGAAAAACTGGCGCTCTTTTTCGCACGGTAAGGGAATCACGATGTCGGTAGGGGACGGCCACTTGGAAATGTTACTGCGCATGCTCACCGTGCTGGATTATTTGGGTAATGAGCTCCCAATTGAGATAGTAGAGAAAGGCGGTGAGCTTTCACAGCAGTTTAGGGATAAGCTGACGGAATTCGTCCGTAACAAGTCCAAGCAGAAAGTGCGAATTATATCATGCGCCAGGACATTGGACGAGACGCATGCAAGACTAATTTTTGGCTTTAGCTGCAAATGGGTAGCGTTAATGTTTAACACTTTTGAGGAGGCGATCTTTTTGGATGTTGATGCTGTGCCGTATATTCTACCAGAGCAGTTTTTCGATATGGAGGGATATAAATCGACAGGTATTATGCTCTTCAGGGACCGTTTGATAGACCAGCATGTGTCAAAAGAATGTCCAGACGCTGTGCGACAAATGATTCCCACACAAGAGGAGACCAGCATCTGGAATCACAAAGCTAAGTTCAGCGGCCCAGCCGCCAACAAGGAAGCATATGACAATACCAAAGACGAGGGGGCAGCCGCGGTTTACGATCGGTTCTTTAGGGATCATTATTACCATGTCGTCGAGAGCGGCGTCGTGGTGTTTAACAAAAAGAACAAACTTCAGTCAATTGTTAACTCTTTTATGCTAAACCTGAATTTCTATTACGTCGGCTGCTTCTACGGAGATAAGGAGCTGATGTGGGTGGGCCAGCTCCTCTCCGCAGAGGATTATTATATTCATCCAGCACCTCCCGCCATATTAGGCAGTGCCGAGGAGTTTGAGCGCGAGGGAAATACTGTAAGTTATCGGGTTTGCGGAGCGCAGATTGGCCACATGGAACTGGATGGCTCATTGCTATGGACTAATGGTGGTCTGAGGACATGCAAATTTACGGACACTGCTGAGCAGGATTTCAGTAAATCGCCGGAATATTTCAACCCAAAGTACAGTAGCCCCCAGCAATTACAGGAGCACTATAGCAAACCTTTGGAAATCCAGCTTATTTTTATTCCCGAGCTCACATATTCCGTTTGGGAGAAATCCGTCGAGTGCCAAGGATATACATGGTGCTCAACTGTCACTCTGAACCCAGAGAATCCCTCGGAGTTCAAGTCCATAGTAATGAAGGGCGACACGCGGCTGGAACATTACAACAACATATCACAAAGGTGGAATAGCGCGTCATTTTGA